In Opitutus sp. ER46, the following are encoded in one genomic region:
- a CDS encoding M14 family metallocarboxypeptidase: MKLLSSVLARHERALLEPISPAAAWHEQLFRTFRAVEQSRHVFASPFGPLRGSAGSAHLQRFVYFGPGATDAALRLSFLGGLDHRELRGSLALLRFIEGLALAPDLGQGLDLSFFPLVDALGLAEATPARDLAEENWATSTEPEIQVLEHDARLRGYHGFVRLETTTSDEVTVRLHAEAATENAAPPLELISSDEIEPLPVRWEVEADADPRRGPLAVADDLPVAPFELVLAIPALWPAARHTAAVSLFLKRFVRRHRGFIAYAQHL; encoded by the coding sequence ATGAAACTCCTTTCTTCTGTTCTCGCGCGCCATGAGCGCGCCCTCCTCGAGCCCATTTCGCCGGCGGCGGCCTGGCACGAGCAACTCTTCCGTACGTTTCGCGCCGTCGAACAGTCGCGCCACGTCTTCGCGTCGCCCTTTGGTCCCTTGCGTGGATCCGCCGGATCGGCGCACCTGCAGCGCTTCGTATACTTCGGGCCGGGCGCGACGGATGCGGCGTTACGGCTGAGTTTCCTTGGGGGGCTCGATCATCGCGAGCTGCGCGGTTCGCTGGCGCTGCTGCGTTTCATCGAGGGGCTGGCGCTCGCGCCGGACCTGGGGCAGGGGCTCGATCTTTCGTTCTTTCCGCTCGTGGACGCGCTGGGGCTGGCGGAGGCGACGCCGGCGCGGGATCTGGCCGAGGAAAACTGGGCGACCTCAACGGAGCCGGAGATCCAGGTGCTCGAGCACGATGCGCGGCTGCGGGGCTATCACGGTTTCGTGCGGCTTGAGACGACGACGTCCGACGAAGTGACGGTGCGGTTGCATGCCGAGGCGGCGACGGAGAACGCGGCGCCGCCGCTGGAACTGATTTCCTCGGACGAGATCGAGCCGCTGCCCGTGCGCTGGGAAGTCGAGGCGGACGCCGACCCGCGGCGCGGGCCGCTCGCGGTGGCCGATGATCTGCCGGTCGCGCCGTTTGAACTTGTGCTCGCCATTCCGGCGCTCTGGCCGGCGGCGCGGCACACCGCGGCGGTCTCGCTGTTTCTCAAGCGCTTTGTTCGCCGTCACCGTGGGTTCATCGCCTACGCGCAACACCTGTGA
- a CDS encoding radical SAM protein: MLRTTTCLDQIQPEPDANLLALKGWFVADRPIRRLFAQLPDAKPIAVWLGDPRPDVRAAFPDAPTAARSGYLFALPAAAQPQHGTWWVEAQDGSWWQLPADWTQHSPVQREATAVAPEAVPADVRTCSDENLVEDRLRRAFTRGSGITLRLDLINKCNLRCIMCHYSQDEIFKRPAKSISLEQFRTLFEGIAPAVEVILLSCADEPLASKFFSEIVTYLRAVRPGLVICFCTNAMLMTAPLRKVIVEQGVDHVLFSIDGVAAATFEGIRKGANFQRVLSHITALRDLRRRAGVDRPILTANFVMMARNIHEAPHFIQIARELELAYVDFRHVVNCFGEFALQDEQLQHYPGRFNHYRAQAIAAGAAAGIVVYIPPALPTEATWSPGPDEPVADAATALAIIRGVPADAGELAPPKPKIPRVTEARLQDIFGHLYCTRPFTEITIRNQDEVLPCPWHRVALGRLSEVPDLKSHFFGPRFQQLRRAMLRPEGDENCRGCPLKGQELPSELDTA, encoded by the coding sequence ATGCTCCGAACGACGACCTGCCTGGACCAGATCCAGCCCGAACCTGACGCCAATCTCCTCGCCCTGAAGGGCTGGTTCGTCGCCGACCGCCCCATTCGCCGCCTGTTCGCCCAACTCCCCGACGCGAAGCCCATCGCCGTCTGGCTCGGTGATCCTCGTCCCGACGTCCGCGCCGCCTTCCCCGACGCCCCGACCGCCGCCCGCAGCGGCTACCTTTTCGCCCTGCCGGCGGCCGCCCAACCGCAGCACGGCACCTGGTGGGTCGAGGCGCAGGACGGCTCCTGGTGGCAGTTGCCCGCCGACTGGACGCAGCACAGTCCGGTGCAGCGCGAGGCGACCGCCGTCGCCCCCGAGGCGGTGCCCGCCGACGTCCGCACGTGCAGCGACGAAAACCTGGTGGAGGACCGGCTCCGGCGGGCGTTCACCCGCGGCTCTGGCATCACGCTGCGGCTGGACCTGATCAACAAGTGCAACCTGCGCTGCATCATGTGCCACTACAGCCAGGACGAGATCTTCAAGCGCCCGGCAAAGTCCATCAGCCTCGAGCAGTTCCGCACGTTGTTCGAGGGCATCGCCCCCGCCGTCGAGGTCATCCTCCTCTCCTGCGCCGACGAGCCGCTCGCCTCGAAATTCTTCTCCGAGATCGTCACCTACCTGCGCGCCGTCCGGCCGGGCCTCGTCATCTGCTTTTGCACGAACGCCATGTTGATGACGGCGCCGCTGCGCAAGGTGATCGTCGAGCAGGGCGTCGACCACGTGCTCTTCTCGATCGACGGTGTGGCGGCCGCCACATTCGAGGGCATTCGCAAGGGCGCCAACTTCCAGCGCGTGCTGTCGCACATCACCGCCCTGCGCGACCTGCGCCGCCGCGCCGGCGTCGACCGCCCAATCCTCACGGCCAATTTCGTGATGATGGCGCGCAACATCCACGAGGCGCCGCACTTCATCCAGATCGCCCGCGAACTGGAGCTCGCCTACGTCGACTTCCGCCACGTCGTAAACTGCTTCGGCGAGTTCGCCCTGCAGGACGAGCAACTCCAGCACTACCCGGGACGCTTCAATCACTACCGCGCCCAGGCCATCGCCGCCGGCGCCGCCGCCGGGATCGTCGTCTATATTCCGCCGGCCCTGCCGACTGAAGCCACGTGGAGCCCCGGCCCCGACGAGCCCGTCGCTGACGCCGCCACCGCGCTCGCCATCATCCGCGGCGTGCCGGCCGATGCCGGCGAGCTCGCCCCACCCAAGCCGAAGATCCCGCGCGTGACCGAGGCGCGCCTCCAGGACATCTTCGGTCACCTCTACTGCACGCGCCCGTTCACCGAGATCACGATCCGGAACCAGGACGAGGTCCTGCCCTGCCCGTGGCACCGCGTGGCGCTCGGCCGGTTGAGCGAAGTCCCCGACCTCAAGTCGCATTTCTTCGGCCCGCGTTTCCAGCAACTGCGGCGCGCGATGCTCCGCCCC